The segment TCCGCCTACAGTTCGCCGCGGCAATTTTCTTCGGAGTGATTTACGGCATTGCCAGTGGTTTCGGCCTGCCGTTCATGGCTGACCGGGTTTTTCCGGTCATATTCGGCCCGAAGCCGCCGTCTTTGGGCGTGCTGCTGACCGTGACCGCCTTGATCCCGGCAATCTTCATCCTGCGCAGTGCCAGTGGGTTTCTTAATGTCTATTTGATCCATTATTGCGGCGGGAAGGTCTTGGAGGCATTGCGGGTGATGGTTTTCACCAAGTTGCAGAACCTGCCCTTGGCTTTTTACCAACAGAACAAAAGTGGTGATCTGCTGGCCAGGGTGGTCAACGACACTGGGCAGTTGCAGGGGGTGGTAACCAATGTTGCCAATGACCTGATCAAGCAACCGTTGACCTTTGTCGGGGCATTGGGTGCGGTGGTCTACCTGTCCATGAAGCAGCAGGAATTGCTTTTCGTGCTGCTGGCCCTGCTTCTGGTTCCGGTCTGCATCTTGCCGATCCGGATCATCGGGAAGAAGCTGCTCCACCGGGCGCACAAGTTTTTGGTTCAGACAGCGGATTTAACCACCATTTTGAACGAAAACCTTACGGCGACCAAGGAAGTGCGGGCTTTCGGACTGGAAAGGCGAGAAATCCGCAAATTTGAACAGGCTGCGCGAAGCTTGTTTTATTGGGCCATGAAAGTGGTCAAGTATTCGCACATCCTCTCCCCGACCATCGAGGTTGTTGCGGCCATTGGAGTGGCCGGAGCAGTGTTCTATGCCGCACGCCTGGGGGTTGGCCTGGAGCAGATTTTGCCTTTGATCTTTGCGTTGTACATGGCCTACGAGCCGGTCAAGAAGCTGGGACGGATACATAATGAAATTCGCAGGGGCGAGGCTTCTTTGGAGCGCCTGGAGTATATTCTGGATTCCGAGGACACGGTTCCGGACCCTGAGGTCCCGCAGACTCTGTCTTTGGAGCAGGTGCGCGGAGAAATCCACTTTGAACAGGTCTTTTTCGCCTATGAACAAGGCATACCTGTTCTTCAAAATGTGAATGCGACGATTTCACCCGGCGAGGTGGTGGCACTCGTGGGGCCGAGCGGGGCGGGTAAAACCACCTTCGCCAATCTGATTCCTCGCTTCTATGACGTGTCTGCCGGAGCGATCCGCATCGATGGACGGGATGTGCGCAATGTGCGCAAGGAGGATTTACGTCGGGCCATGGCCATCGTTCCGCAGGATCCGGTGCTGTTCAACGACACGGTGAGGGCCAATATTCTTGCCGGGAATTTGGAAGCTCCGCCCGAGGCGGTGGAGTATGCCGCGGAACGAGCGTTTGCCCACGAATTTATCCAGTTGTTGCCCCAGGGCTACGAGACCGTTGTCGGGGAAAAAGGCATGCGTCTTTCCGGCGGCCAAAAACAGCGCCTGGCCCTGGCAAGGGCATTTCTCCGCAACGCGCCGATACTGATCCTGGACGAGGCCACCTCGGCCCTGGATGCCTCCAGTGAGGAAATGATCCAGCAGGCCCTGGCCGGATTGATCCAAGACAAAACCGTGCTGATCATTGCCCACCGGTTCAGCACGATTCGGCTGGCGTCTCGGATATTCCTGTTCGAAAACGGTCGAATCAAAGCCACAGGGGATCACGAAAAGCTCTACATCACCTCCAATATCTACAAGAAACTGTATGACCAGCAGATAATGGGCTAGATTTCGGGTTTGCCGCCATCCCGGGTGCATAGTCCGCGAGCATGCAGGGCGGCCAGGATGCTATCCGGAATAGGAGGGTGCTCATGGTCAAGAGCATCCCCATGGCCAGGAACATCCGTGCATGGTGCGGCCGGAGGGATACTCCAACAGGCATCTCCGGGACTGACAGTTGCAACTACCTTGACCATATTGATCTTGAGGGGTGACAGCAAGGAGGTAAAGATCGCAGGGCGCTGCGCTCCAATGCAGTCGTGCACAATGCCGCAATGCAGACACGCCAGGGCCATGTGCAGTGCGCCGGCGGCATCGCGGTACCAGGGGGCGGCAATGTAATCAGGTGCTGTTTTTTTCTGTTGCACGGACCTTCGAAGCAGGGTTTTGCATTGGCGGCAGGTGATATTCATAGTCTTGGCTCCTTGGTTCCTTGGTTCCTTGGCTCTTGTGGTTAATGCATTTCGGTCTACACAGACCACTTGGATCAACCAACGTGCTGCAGGCCAAGATACCAGGTGGCGATTCCGAAGTAGATCAGAATTCCAAAGATATCGGCCAGGGAGGCGATCAGTGGTGCGCTTGCCGTGGCCGGATCCATCCGGAAATGGGTCAGTAGGAATGGCAGGGACATGCCCATCAAACTGCCCATGAGTACGATGGTCACCATGCTCATGGCCACAACGACAGTCACATCCGGGCCGACCCGAAAGATGCCGATCAGGGATACCGCCATGCCCATGCACAGTCCGATGGCCAGGGCAATGATGATTTCCCGGCTGAGCAGCTTGAACCAATCCTTCATATGCACTTCTCCCGTGGCCAGAGCACGGACCATCAGGGTGGCGGACTGGGAGCCGGCGTTGCCGCCGCTACCAATGAGCAGAGGGAGAAAGAAGACCAGGGATACGACAGCTTGGATGGTATCCTCGAAATGGGCAATGCCTGCTCCGGTAAAGATGTTGACGAAGACCAGGGCCAGGAGCCAGGGAACCCGCTTCAAGAAGAGATAATACATGTCCACGGGCTTGAAACCGCTGAGATCCGAAGCGGATGGCCCGAATCCCTCGGCAATGGAACCCATGCGGTGGAAGTCCTCGGAGGCCTCCTGCTCAATGACGTCGTGCACGTCGTCAAAGGTGATGATCCCGACCAGGGCGTCTTTGGCGTCGATGACCGGAAGTGCCAGGATGTCGTATTTAGCCAGGCTGCGGGCCGCGTCTTCCTGATCGTCATCGACGCGAGCGCAGACCGGGTCGCGGCGCATGACGTCCTCCACCTTTTTTTCCGGAGGGGCCATGATCAGATCCCGCAAGGAAACCAGTCCCATCAATCGCCGTTGCCCATCAATCACGTAGGTGTAGTAGATGGTTTCCTTGTCCGGAGCCTCCAGCCGCAATTTGTCCAGAGCCTGGCGGGCGGTGAGGGTCGGACTGAGCACCGCGTAGTCCGAGGTCATGATCGCCCCAGCGGTTCCCTCCTGGTAGGCGCCCAGGCGAATGATGTCTTCCCGTTCGGCTCGGGCCAAGAGCCGCAAAACGTTCTGGCGACGTTCCTCCGGGAGAACCTGGATCAGGTCCACCCGCTCGTCGGAGAACATGTTCGTGACAATGTCCGCCAGTCGCTTGTCGGACAGCCGAAGCACGATATCCAGCTGCAGATCCGCGTCCAGTTGCCCCAGAACTTCCGCGCTGTGATGTGGGAAGAGAATCTCAAGGATTTGGGCTGCTTCTTTTGTGGTGAGTTCATCCAGCGAATCGCCCAGATCGGCTGGATGCAGAGAAGCTGCGAAGTCCCGAAGTGCTTTGGGACTTCCGGCGTCCAGAAATTCTTTTAGCGTGGTGATAATTTGCGGGTCTTTCATGATGCGCCTCCTGCCCATTGGCCGCAAGCTGGACGCGCCGAAGGAAAACCTTCACCAGAATTTTTCTGCTCTAAGAAAGCATCAATTCCGGGAAGTGCTGTGCGCCAGACAAGCCAATGGGCACGACTGAGGGAGGTTGAGATTGTCGGGGGCTCCTGCCACCTTCGTTCATTTCAGAAGGCTCCGTGAAAAAAAAAGGTGTCAGTCAGGCTTTCTTTTGTTCGGAGTGGTCCAGGTTCTGCTCCACGCAGACGACTGTCTGGTCTGTGGCCTGGTTTGGTCAAATCGTGCAACAGTGTAACTGCGTGTATTTATCTTGTTTTGGATGTAAATTCAAGGGGAATGTTCATTTTTTCAGAAAAAATGGCTGACACTTTCGAGTACGATTGGCCCTGTCCAGGTCGTATGGGCGACCGGTCGCCCATACACCGAACGGATGCCGGAAAGAAGGCACTGCGATCTGTAAACCAGTTCTGAACCATCCAAGTTCAAGCTTGGCAAAAACGACTTGAGCGCGTTTTATCCGCTTTGAAGGGATTTGAGGGCTTTTTTATCGGGACGGAGGAGTTCTTCTGGCAAGAAGAAGGTGTGACGGGAGGATGCCCGGGTGGAGAGTCGAAGAAATAGACGAGGCCCGGAGGCCTCGTCTGCTGTGTCTGTCTCGTTTGTTTATGGAGATGTTACATGTCTGTTCAACAAAGCAGTACTGGGATACCAGTGTAACCGGGTCAACTAAGCTGACGCCGGCTCGGCACAAGCGACGTTGTACTCAGCTTCCAGGGTTTCCATCAATTCCTTGACCGAAAGCATTTTGTCCACGCGGTGGGCGGTCTGTCCGGCAAAGGCAAAACCCAGCTTCATCCGGCCCTTTTTTGCGTTAGCCAGGGCCTGGGCAATGCAGTAGGGGCTTTTCTTGACATCGCAGGTCACAATGCAGTGATACGGGCATTTATAGGGTTTGCGCTTGCCTTCCTGCACGTCGCGAAGGAAGTCGTTCTTCAAGGCCCGTCCCGGCATGCCCACCGGACTTTTGATCACGGTCACATCGCCCTCCTTGGCATCCACGAAGGCCTGTTTGAAGGCGATATCCGCGTCGCATTCATGGGTGGCCACGAAACGGGTACCCAATTGGACGCCAGCGGCTCCCATCCGCAGGTATTTGCAGATGTCCGCTCCGTTGAAGATCCCACCTGCGGCAATGACCGGGATGGGTCTTCCATGCTCCTGCTCAAACGGTTTTACAGCCTCAATGACCGCGGGTATCAATTTTTCCAATTGGAATTCCGGGTCGTCAAGCTGCTCGGCCTTGAAGCCCAGGTGCCCGCCGGCCATGGGGCCCTCCACCACGAATCCATCCGGAAGATAGTTGAATTTGGAAAGCCATTTCCGGCAAATGATGGCTGCGGCCCGCCCTGAAGAGACGATGGGCACCAGTTTGGTCTGAGATCCCTCGGTGAGATACTTGGGCAAGTCAAACGGCAGTCCGGCTCCGGCGAAGATGACGTCGATCTTTTCCTGAATGGAAGTCCGAACCAGATCGGCGAAATTGCTCAGCGCGACCATGATGTTCACCCCAAGAATGCCCTTGGTCATTTCCTTGGCTTCGCGGATTTCCCGTTGCAGGGAGCGAATGTTGGCTTCGGCGTAATTTTTCGCCAAATCCGGTTCATTCATGCCGATCATTGCCGCGGAGATCACACCGACTCCGCCCTGATTGGCAACTGCCGAAGAGAGACCGGAGAGGGATATACCGACACCCATGCCACCCTGGACAATGGGGACCTTGGCAATCACGTCGCCGAAACGTAAACTTGGAAACGTCATAATTCGTGTGTCCTCCCGAAAAGGGGCTTCCCCTGTCAAAAAAATGGGGTTAGTTGCTGTTGATCATATGTTCTTTTGTTTCGGGACTACTTATACCATTCCCTGCCTGTCGGCAATTCATCTGAAGGGCTGTTTTCGTCCAGGGTGGCTGCCGATGTTTCAGGGTCACCCCAGGCAGGGAAATAATCATTACAGAGCTGTTCGCAAGGAGTCTTATCATGAGCACGCAGGAGCACGTCACCTGCTCGAAAAAAAATCAAGACATGCGGTGTGGAGGAGAAAATGTTGCGCAGCAGGCAATGCGCTCCAGTCTGGACAGGATCAAGCACAAGATCGTCGTCCTGTCCGGAAAAGGTGGCGTGGGCAAGAGTACGGTGGCCGTGAATCTGTCCCAGGCTCTGGCCATGTCCGGAAAGCTGACCGGGCTGCTCGATGTGGACGTCCATGGACCGAGCCTGCCCCGCTTGCTCAGCCTTCGAGGTGAACGCCCTCAGTTGGATGCCGGGCGCTTGGAGCCGATCAGTGCCGGGCCGAATCTCTGGGTGATGTCCTTGGGATTTCTGCTTTCCAGCGAACGGGAAGCGGTTGTCTGGCGTGGTCCGGCCAAGATGAAAATGATCAAGCAGTTTTTGCTGGACGTCATTTGGCGTGATCTGGATTTTCTGGTGGTCGATTGTCCGCCGGGAACAGGTGATGAACCACTTTCCGTCCTGCAACTTCTGGGTCCGGAGGCCAAGGCCTTGATTGTTACCACACCACAGGGAGTGGCTGTTGACGATGTCCGACGCTCTGTGACCTTTTGTGCTGAATTGGGCAATCCGGTGCTGGGAGTTGTTGAAAACATGAGTGGCCATCTTTGTTCTCACTGCGGTCAGATCGAAAACATCTTTGGCAGCGGTGGGGGGGAGGCCTTGGCTGAGGAAATGGGTGTGCCCTTTCTCGGCAAGATACCGCTGGATCCGGAGGTGGTCCGCGCCGGAGACGAGGGCTTTGCCTTTTTGCGCGTCCATCCCGACGGTCCCACAGCTCAGGCCATGAGCCGGATTGTTGCCCCGATTCTGGGCATGGCCGCAAGTCCGGTAGGCCAGCCACCACTGAAATAATATGGGGGCACTGCTTGCGACCATGGTATGAATTCGTTTTGGCCGCCGGATTTCTGACCCGTTTGGCTCCAGCGCGAATCGCCGCTCCCGAAGCCTTGGGAAGCAGTCTGCGTTGGTTTCCCTTGGTTGGGCTTTGCCTTGGCTGTATTGCCGTTCTGCCTTTTGTGCTGGGTTTGGGCGAGGGATATCCTTGGGTGCAGGCATGGTTGTGGCTGGGACTGGCCATGGTTTTGACGCGAGGACTGCACTGGGACGGTTGGGTTGATCTGGGCGACGCGTGGGGCAGCGGGGTCCATGGAGAACGCTTCTGGGAGGTAATCAAGGACAGCCGAATGGGTGCCTTTGGTGGGATGGGTCTATTCATGGGCTTGGCAGGGTATCTGGTCCTGCTGACAGAGGCTTTTTCTCGTAATGCATGGGGAGTTCTCATCTGGGCGCCCATCGTGGGACGGACCATGGCCGTGGCCCTGGCCTGGAGGAGCCGGGAATTGGGCCGACCCGGTCTGGCCGGAATTTTTCTGGCCCAGGCCTCGGGCAGAAGGATGGCTTGGGCCGCTGGAATGGCTGTCGCCTTGGGAATCATTTTTGTATCATGGAAGACGCTTCTCTTCGGCACGCTGCTGAGTTGCATTGGGCTGCTTTTTTTAATCCGCTTGGCTCGACGCCAAAGAGGCGTGAACGGAGATTTTTTGGGTGCGGTGATCGTATGGGGCGAATTGAGCATTTTCCTCGGATGGATACTTGTTGGAGCATGAATGGTGTCCAAGTCGTTTCAATTTTCCCTTCAAAATGTTCTGGACTACCGGCGTCAACTCGTGGACAATGCTCGATTGGAGCTGGCGGTGGCCCAAAGATCGTACCAGGCCCAGGTCGAGAAAGTCGAAGAAATGCGTGATAAGCTCTCTGAGGCGGCTGGTCGTCTGGAAAGCCGGAACTTGCCGACTCCGCAGGAATTCTGGTTGTGGAGCACCTACCAGGAACGTCTTTTGCAAGATGTTCAAAGAGAGGAGAATCGGCTGCAGCATTTTGCGAACCGGGTCGCCACCTGTCGGGGTGAGCTGATCCAGCGATCCCGGGACGCCAAGGTTCTGGAACGACTTCGAAACAAAAAGGTCTTGGAATTCCATGCGCAAGAAAAAAACAGCGAGCAAAAGGACCTCGATGAGATGGCAATCCTTCGGTACCAACATAAAAGTATCTAGTCTTTTGGCCGTCGTGGCGCTGCTCAGTTTATGCAAGTTGGTCGTCCTGGCCGCCTGGAGCGGAAGTGACGCTCTCAATGCCAAAAGTGACGCCGTGGCCGGGTCGTTTCCGGGTGCGGTGAAATCGGCATATGCCCAGGCCATGACACCGGAATTGCCCGAGGCC is part of the Desulfonatronum thioautotrophicum genome and harbors:
- the mgtE gene encoding magnesium transporter; the protein is MKDPQIITTLKEFLDAGSPKALRDFAASLHPADLGDSLDELTTKEAAQILEILFPHHSAEVLGQLDADLQLDIVLRLSDKRLADIVTNMFSDERVDLIQVLPEERRQNVLRLLARAEREDIIRLGAYQEGTAGAIMTSDYAVLSPTLTARQALDKLRLEAPDKETIYYTYVIDGQRRLMGLVSLRDLIMAPPEKKVEDVMRRDPVCARVDDDQEDAARSLAKYDILALPVIDAKDALVGIITFDDVHDVIEQEASEDFHRMGSIAEGFGPSASDLSGFKPVDMYYLFLKRVPWLLALVFVNIFTGAGIAHFEDTIQAVVSLVFFLPLLIGSGGNAGSQSATLMVRALATGEVHMKDWFKLLSREIIIALAIGLCMGMAVSLIGIFRVGPDVTVVVAMSMVTIVLMGSLMGMSLPFLLTHFRMDPATASAPLIASLADIFGILIYFGIATWYLGLQHVG
- a CDS encoding NAD(P)H-dependent flavin oxidoreductase, which gives rise to MTFPSLRFGDVIAKVPIVQGGMGVGISLSGLSSAVANQGGVGVISAAMIGMNEPDLAKNYAEANIRSLQREIREAKEMTKGILGVNIMVALSNFADLVRTSIQEKIDVIFAGAGLPFDLPKYLTEGSQTKLVPIVSSGRAAAIICRKWLSKFNYLPDGFVVEGPMAGGHLGFKAEQLDDPEFQLEKLIPAVIEAVKPFEQEHGRPIPVIAAGGIFNGADICKYLRMGAAGVQLGTRFVATHECDADIAFKQAFVDAKEGDVTVIKSPVGMPGRALKNDFLRDVQEGKRKPYKCPYHCIVTCDVKKSPYCIAQALANAKKGRMKLGFAFAGQTAHRVDKMLSVKELMETLEAEYNVACAEPASA
- a CDS encoding ABC transporter ATP-binding protein → MRVKQSDGLFKRFLPYFALLGAVRLQFAAAIFFGVIYGIASGFGLPFMADRVFPVIFGPKPPSLGVLLTVTALIPAIFILRSASGFLNVYLIHYCGGKVLEALRVMVFTKLQNLPLAFYQQNKSGDLLARVVNDTGQLQGVVTNVANDLIKQPLTFVGALGAVVYLSMKQQELLFVLLALLLVPVCILPIRIIGKKLLHRAHKFLVQTADLTTILNENLTATKEVRAFGLERREIRKFEQAARSLFYWAMKVVKYSHILSPTIEVVAAIGVAGAVFYAARLGVGLEQILPLIFALYMAYEPVKKLGRIHNEIRRGEASLERLEYILDSEDTVPDPEVPQTLSLEQVRGEIHFEQVFFAYEQGIPVLQNVNATISPGEVVALVGPSGAGKTTFANLIPRFYDVSAGAIRIDGRDVRNVRKEDLRRAMAIVPQDPVLFNDTVRANILAGNLEAPPEAVEYAAERAFAHEFIQLLPQGYETVVGEKGMRLSGGQKQRLALARAFLRNAPILILDEATSALDASSEEMIQQALAGLIQDKTVLIIAHRFSTIRLASRIFLFENGRIKATGDHEKLYITSNIYKKLYDQQIMG
- a CDS encoding adenosylcobinamide-GDP ribazoletransferase, translating into MRPWYEFVLAAGFLTRLAPARIAAPEALGSSLRWFPLVGLCLGCIAVLPFVLGLGEGYPWVQAWLWLGLAMVLTRGLHWDGWVDLGDAWGSGVHGERFWEVIKDSRMGAFGGMGLFMGLAGYLVLLTEAFSRNAWGVLIWAPIVGRTMAVALAWRSRELGRPGLAGIFLAQASGRRMAWAAGMAVALGIIFVSWKTLLFGTLLSCIGLLFLIRLARRQRGVNGDFLGAVIVWGELSIFLGWILVGA
- a CDS encoding P-loop NTPase, with protein sequence MSTQEHVTCSKKNQDMRCGGENVAQQAMRSSLDRIKHKIVVLSGKGGVGKSTVAVNLSQALAMSGKLTGLLDVDVHGPSLPRLLSLRGERPQLDAGRLEPISAGPNLWVMSLGFLLSSEREAVVWRGPAKMKMIKQFLLDVIWRDLDFLVVDCPPGTGDEPLSVLQLLGPEAKALIVTTPQGVAVDDVRRSVTFCAELGNPVLGVVENMSGHLCSHCGQIENIFGSGGGEALAEEMGVPFLGKIPLDPEVVRAGDEGFAFLRVHPDGPTAQAMSRIVAPILGMAASPVGQPPLK
- the fliJ gene encoding flagellar export protein FliJ: MVSKSFQFSLQNVLDYRRQLVDNARLELAVAQRSYQAQVEKVEEMRDKLSEAAGRLESRNLPTPQEFWLWSTYQERLLQDVQREENRLQHFANRVATCRGELIQRSRDAKVLERLRNKKVLEFHAQEKNSEQKDLDEMAILRYQHKSI